The genomic interval CATATATCATACCTCAAATTCTGCCCCCATAGAAATCTATCAGCATATTACAAAAATATGCCAATTTTTCCATGCTAACATTCCATAGTGTTCTTTGGACAAATATTTATAGCCACATTGATcttatattttaaagtctatttgtgATTAcagtagctcatttatttttgtgtatgaagtTTCCAAACTTCTGCATAAATCCTCGAAACTTATTTTCATTTGGCTGAAATGAGTGGTAAACACCAGTGTTATAATTAAGCATTGGGCTGGACCTGCCATAACTATTGCCCATAGTTGAGGATTTCACTTCTGGGCGGTGTGTACTGCTATTTGGCATGTTGCTTGTTGGCTGAATAGAGCTTTCAATCTTACAAAATGGCTCAAAACGACTGTAAACACGCCGCTCAATTGAATGAGTTCTCAGAAGCTCATCATTGGGCTTTGCTCTTGGAGAAGAAGTTGGTTTTCTTTCAGGAGCAACAACTGCTTTAATCTCCTTTGAATCTCGGTACTGGATCTGCTCAGTGTTGAATCTGGGGGCAGAGGCATCTCCTGCTCTTTCTGAGAACTTGCTTTCAGCTGGACCTGAAGAAGCTATGGTTTTGTTACTTTCATCGGATGGAGAATGTATCCTCTTGGGTGAATGTACTGCTACATCTTCCTTACTCTTGTGGATGCTGCCTGGAGAGTTGGATGAAGAGGAATGCTTTCTCCTAGGTGATGAATCATTTTTgggttctgattttttttgtttttgattctcTTCAGCCTCAGAAATTAAGGTGTCAGAACTACTACACATTCTGTAAAAGGCAGGTGCTTTGTTTTTGGATAGATTGTCTTTCTTTTCTGGGGCAAGGCTAAGTAATGACCTTAACTTCTGAGATCCCTTTTTCAAAAAACTGGGGGAACCCTTCACTTCTTTCTTGGAAGTGACTTCTTTGTTGGGCTCCTCTTTATTCACATCAAGCAATGCAGCCATGGAAATTGATTTGTTACCAGTGCCACTTGGAGGATCTCCCTTGGGAacctcctcttccccctcctcctcctcttccacacCATGGGTCATACTGTGCATGCTTTTAGAACTTTTTAACAAATCCTCTTTCAGTTTTTCTGGTTGTCTCACTGGATTCCTGGTAAGTGTGCTATACACATAATGCTTACTGTTTCCATGATCCATATTGGCTTTTGAATGGTCAAAGAATGGGAAACTGCGCCTTTTAAGCAGATTCTCATTTTGCTGATTCTTTGGGTTTTCTGTCTGCTTGTTTGCACACAAGGTTGTATACAAATAGTTGTTTGACTCCGTAGGGCCATTTGTAGTTGGGTTTAAAGCTGGTGGGTGGCTTTCAGGAACCTGTAAGGTGTGCATTTTTGGTGCCTCTGGATGCAGTGAGGACTTGGGTGTTGCCTCCTCTGGGGGTTTGTCTGTCATAAGCTGTGCGCCTGTTGGGGTGTCTGGGATCTTTTTAGGTGTGTCGCTTCCCTGGGAACCAACGACAGTTGAATTTGAGGAATCAGTTGTACAACTGTTGGCTTCCTGCTGCTCAGGTAAAGTGGGTTTAAACACGAGAGAAGAACGAAGCCGAGAGTGAGTGTACAGGGCGCTGGCTTTCAAATTCTCATGTCCCTCATAGCCCTCAAACCTGTCGGCGGGAGCAGATCCGTTAGAATCAGGGGCAGCTTCTGAATGGTCATTTAAGTAGGACTCAATCCTCCAGTTTCGCAAAAATGACTTTGTGGTATGTTCAAGGGTTGGCATGCGTTGTTGCAAGAAGCGAATATGATTATCTGTCCCGTTAAAAGACCTCCGCACGTTGGAATTCCTTTCTGGAAGATTGGTCGTCTTCCTCTGGGCAAGGCGGTCAGCAAAACTCTGGGCAGGTGTGTGCTGGCGGCCTCCGTAGCCGCCCCGGGATGACGACGTGACGCTGAGACTGTCTGAAGGCTTTTTCCAGTTCCCAGGAGCATTAACATTTCGATTCAGAGCCCTGTTGAGCAGCAAGTATGGCGTCGTTTCTGGCTGTTCCCCGGCATAACTGTGCCTCTTCCAATTTTCATTTAACTGACTGTGCTGATGCTGACGGATTGGACCATTAAAGTTTGGAACAAAGTGAGGTTTGTATGTGTGATTTCTTATGTTGTATTTGTCATGTTCATTGCGAGTATATATCCCTCTGTTTTTGAAGTAGCTAGAATCTAGTTTGTGAATGCTGTCTTGTCTGCCAAAAAGGTTTCTTTGGCTGGAAACAGACGCTAAGGAAGACACGGAGCGCTGGTAAGTGCCATTCTCCCAGAGGGCTTTGCCGCGGTTCACCCTGACTGACTCTTCCGGGGCAAAAGAGCTGGGGACACAGGACCTGGCGTAGAGAGTTCTAAACTCCTCGTCGAAAGACTCGACAAGTTGTCCTGTGATGACCTGAACCATGCTGAGATGCGCTTTTTCAAATGACCACATGtagctggaggaaaaaaaaaaatcaaaattggcAAATGTTAACTGTGCTGACAATACTTAGCCCTACTAACATGTGTCATTTAATGTTGACAaagagtatttttgttttctttaattaccATAATTTAGAGCTCCAGTTGTTATATCTTTGCAATATGTCTCCTCACTCctgtattcatattttaaataacaaagcaACTCAAGTCCTGGCTTTGAACCCATCCATCATTTTGAGAAGTACAAGGAAAGCTGAGTGTACATTTTGCATCTCTGCctactaaggtttttttttttttcctactaaggTTTTATGGAGCAAAATATGGCATTCTACTTTATATGCAGCATCCTGGTCAGGTGCAGGCAACCTGGTATTGGAGGAAAAGTTGAGAAAACTGGCCTCTTCCAAGCCAACTGTTCCACATGAACTTGGACATTAGTTTCTTCCTAGCCAGAATGAGAATAAGGACAGTATAATCATTACAATTCCTTATGGTCATAACATGTCAGGATGCAGGACAGTCTGTGCTAATGCACGTATTTCATCTCTGTGTCTTAAGAGTACATGGAGTTTAGGGTGCTAGAAGTTGGAAACAGACATAGGATTTGTGGCAGCAGCCTCAGCCACTAAAGGCATCCTTCAATTCACTCAGTGTCCACAGTAAATTCAGTACGCACAAACCAAGCCAGTTAGAATGCCAATTAAGATCTCTGCTTGTAGAATACAATTGCTTTTATGTACAAAAATGCCTTTATTGTACTTTGTGGAATTTCTAAATCTCCTTCTCAGAGTTTAGATGAGACAATTGTCTTGaagtttcatatataattttaaatcttattttagaaaatcttGATAATGTAACATACAGAGACACTGGGCTGAAAAAGCCATTGTAATATGCTGTGCCTCAAAAAAATGGACATGATATAATGGAGGGGTAATATGAAAGGAGCATACTGTTTATACAGGGAAGACAGTAACAAAGGCAGatggaaatattaaaagaatgtacagaacaataaaatatataaaatataagcagCAGTGTGCGACTTAAAAATCTAATTCTAATATGTTCAGTTTTTTCTAGCGTGCTCACTAAATGCATGGTATGAGCAGAGTACGTCAAGATACATTTTATGTACAGATGTGTGGCAACCAGGATGACTTACAAGAAATGGTACAAAAGTGAATTGTTACAGGAATTTTCAATCCAACTGTAGATATGAATATAAAATTTGCTAAAAACAGCAAGCAAAGACATGAATGATCGGCTTTAAAATAGGAGGATATCCCCAGAGACAGTAAGAGTTTGGCAGTATTTTGACAGAAATTAGAAGCCAGGAAGTTCAGATTTGAAAAGTGGGAAAACCATTTTGGGGAAAGAAGAAACATGGACAAAGAAAGGGAACAAGAATGGTCATGTTTTGGTTGAACACAGAAAGCAAATTATACTTAGTTGAAGTAAAAAGCTATAGAACAGACTGATGTGGTCTTCTCTGACAGTCCAATGGTTATGATTTCAGCTTCCCAATTCaaggggtgagggtttgatccctggtcagggaagtaagattccacatacctcgtggccaaaaaaccaaaacaaaaaacagaagcaatatggtaacaaacTCAACAAAGACTCTAAAAATGGTCCacagcaaaataaaatctttaaactaGTGGAGGAAATCTTGAAAGCAAAGCAAAGAGAtcacaagattaaaaaaagaaaacttacaaaATTCTCTCTCAGTCAAACCTGTGGACAATATTAAGTATCTTCCAGGTTTCACTATGACAATTTCAAATGAGGGTATCCAATTCAAGATTTGATTTACATAGTCAATGTACAATACACATTACAATATACACTGTATACATACAATACACAATGTACAATATACATTGTCAAGAAAAGCTTGTGTGTTTTTATGTCCTCATTGTTGCTATCATGATGCAGCCAGACTGCTGTGTCTTCCTGATAACCTTGTCCTGACAATGTGTGAGCTGTCACACAGTGTGTGACACGGGACTACAGACTCCAGACCTCTCTAGAAATGCTGGGAGCCTAGCATATAaggacattttatgcaaagaaatatgaattaaagtatgtataaagtagataactaatgagaactgactgtggagcacagggaactctactcagtactctgtggtgacctcaatgggaaggaaatctgagaaagaggggatacatgtctACGTATGGCAgatttattttgctgtacagtagaaactaatgcaacactgtaaagcaactatactccagtaaaaacaGCAACATCAAGAAGGAGGATTCTGAATTTGCCTACAAGGAAAACAATGGCAATGCCAGAACAGTGACTTACAAGCTGTTTTTACCCCAAAAGGTGTACATTTTTAACCAGTTGCCACAAAAACCAGTTCCTAACTGTTCCACCAGATCCTGTCCTCATATTTGCTGATGACAAGAAAAATCCATAATGATtagtcagaaaaaaaatccaaaatggcAAGGGCTAcaagcatcattttttaaaagaagtctaTTTGAGATTAACATGAAATAATAGAGAGAAAAGTTGTTAGATAATAGTTTTGATGAATTTTAATAATCTGTGGTCCTACAAGTCCATATTCACTTCCACAAATAGTAACTTAAGTTTTGCCTCTGTCTTATGATGTAGATGAGAAGATAAAGAGTTTCTGTAGCTATTTGTTTGTTCTTCCCAACACCAGTTTTAAAGTAGCTTAGTTATAGTCATCTCAAAAGATATCACCTACTAATAGTAAGACAAAGCTGACATGAAGTTATTGCTGAAGATAATCTTCAAACTcaagttaataataaaaatagaaagcacTTATTAGGATGAGATTAACTAGTAATACCATTCTATAAGTCAAGTGAActctcattttaattaaaaattttaattaaaacccCTCTAAAACCAAGTGGGTCTGaacaaatacatatacaaataatGAGTCTTTGCAATAATTCATTAACTTCAAGTACTGCTCTTAACACAGTTTCCTTTAAAACTGCAAAGAGGATTTTCACTACAGGATCCCTGAGCAAATATTAACAGTTAAAGCATGCCTAGAATAATAGCTGACTTTGGGGGTTTTGgatgcattaattcatttaattctcatgacaCGAGGTAGGTTCTATGATAATGCtccttttacagaggaagaaactaacACGCAACCAAAGTAACTTGCCCATGGCTATTCCCTTCAATGCGCTGCCTCCTCCTTCTGGACTTTTAAGTTCTTAAGACAAGAGGCAaacttttccctttccttattCTATTGACATCCACAGCTCTCCTGAACTTTTCCCACAGCCTTTAGTGGTGAATCTACTGTGCTCTGGTGACCTAGGAGTTCAGGTGTTTGTTGGCATTTTTATCTGCCTATTGTTATGGCCTTACTGTGTGACCCATTCAAGATCTATGTCTGAAATTCATAAGGGAGTTTTAAGGCAGCACTTTACTCTAGAGCCAGCTGGACCTGGACTTGGTTGCCAGACCTGAACTGCCTTTTGGTCCTTAGCTCTGATGTTTTTAGACAAGCCACTGAACCTTCtagaacttcagtttcctcatttataaaatggagataaaaacaaGTGCCTTGCAGATACGTTGTAAGGACTGCGAATGAAACACAAGGGCCAAGTTAGAACAGAAGTGGATCTATTCCTCCAGTGGTAATATAGAAGGATGCCAAGGAGCAGACCCGGGGCTGGAAAATCCACCCACCATAGCATTTAAACAGTCAGACTCTTCAGTGATTTTTCAGTAACGCTCTGATTACAGCATAATAATCATCAGGGTCTCCATATACTAAAATAAGAGCAATCCATTAAGCAGGTTCTTCCAGGTGATACAGTTTCTATTTATATGAACAATTATTATGCTTCATACTGTTTTCATAAGGAACAAAAACACCTTAAGCATTATAAAGCTTTAGGGAACCTGAGATATTATTCAATTCCTTCATTTCGGAGAGGAAGAATTTAAAGCCCAAGTAAGTTATGTGACTTGCTGATGACTTAATATT from Bos indicus isolate NIAB-ARS_2022 breed Sahiwal x Tharparkar chromosome 23, NIAB-ARS_B.indTharparkar_mat_pri_1.0, whole genome shotgun sequence carries:
- the FAM83B gene encoding protein FAM83B; this translates as MESSSMLSSLNDECKSDNYIEPHYKEWYRVAVDTLIEHGLDAYKEFLAKERVSDFLAEEEINYILNNVQKVAQSTSHGPDNSCDDASSSGTYWPVESDVEAPNLDLGWPYVMPGLLGGTHIELLFHPPRAQLLTIKETVRKMIKEARKVIALAMDIFTDVDIFKEIVEASTRGISVYILLDESKFSHFLSMTEKQGCQVQRLRNIRVRTVKGQDYLSKTGAKFHGKMEQKFLLVDCQKVMFGSYSYMWSFEKAHLSMVQVITGQLVESFDEEFRTLYARSCVPSSFAPEESVRVNRGKALWENGTYQRSVSSLASVSSQRNLFGRQDSIHKLDSSYFKNRGIYTRNEHDKYNIRNHTYKPHFVPNFNGPIRQHQHSQLNENWKRHSYAGEQPETTPYLLLNRALNRNVNAPGNWKKPSDSLSVTSSSRGGYGGRQHTPAQSFADRLAQRKTTNLPERNSNVRRSFNGTDNHIRFLQQRMPTLEHTTKSFLRNWRIESYLNDHSEAAPDSNGSAPADRFEGYEGHENLKASALYTHSRLRSSLVFKPTLPEQQEANSCTTDSSNSTVVGSQGSDTPKKIPDTPTGAQLMTDKPPEEATPKSSLHPEAPKMHTLQVPESHPPALNPTTNGPTESNNYLYTTLCANKQTENPKNQQNENLLKRRSFPFFDHSKANMDHGNSKHYVYSTLTRNPVRQPEKLKEDLLKSSKSMHSMTHGVEEEEEGEEEVPKGDPPSGTGNKSISMAALLDVNKEEPNKEVTSKKEVKGSPSFLKKGSQKLRSLLSLAPEKKDNLSKNKAPAFYRMCSSSDTLISEAEENQKQKKSEPKNDSSPRRKHSSSSNSPGSIHKSKEDVAVHSPKRIHSPSDESNKTIASSGPAESKFSERAGDASAPRFNTEQIQYRDSKEIKAVVAPERKPTSSPRAKPNDELLRTHSIERRVYSRFEPFCKIESSIQPTSNMPNSSTHRPEVKSSTMGNSYGRSSPMLNYNTGVYHSFQPNENKFRGFMQKFGNFIHKNK